The Channa argus isolate prfri chromosome 14, Channa argus male v1.0, whole genome shotgun sequence genome includes a window with the following:
- the lrrc53 gene encoding uncharacterized protein lrrc53, which yields MPAVSHPIRTSQCRPPTVYMGVGVMPQLYKRDVAITAVFCFSGGVGLTLLVVLICYQAFRRKKLKECKRKKEEEEGGRTLANHHACHHELSVNRRDVLLQTSSVRPWDRETGLLDTRYKNHSGQFRSRVDEDSSHFRCPDCCNKGEIGMGKSPMRWNKEMEIEEEIEKRGMKMISDEERTKAENQQEILSRNIPNKLFSPADSKCSSHQWRETFSERAETLPTYETGRDIYSYRINVEGKSTGCETLHCESCHRTYRPPQQNIRPWMIDPNIREVGVFDGFPPQHKLIDKGRNHNQFDGIKNKEPKRGSKKVMFDLESLRTLEQENNQGKDKWAEEARTSRHKEKDQNKRQKTKTQYTRQLKVKLNLNPLGKSKVHPKRKHKQNHSEKSSYKKNLQIGPVQYQGSGLVLGSSELPFKNPFSLSAAESIHTTSLPLLASAGSQLTGSSVSLQGGNVLLSTMSPAFNPLLSSGPAYSAAPNIAISGPNLASTGSLGSFGRQTGVGLMHTATSLLANTVQANPLQAGAIQSAPPQNSQAGALVLNLATNPSLNPEPIQFLSQSQMPDSSPLVGRLKSDPAQGPDLQTTNGLHQLPPESQVPQSTQNLPVQAQAPPDGLSGVTFRALGSGTDMENLSTNSQTEAGQVPGGSAYSMLTGGAALAEGPEVGVSGDNTEAANVSISSVSGSSPGDAPLLLHQEYLSEEGDSSPKRKLRLALPEKTSSRPPTAMEKKIR from the exons ATGCCAGCAGTGTCCCATCCAATCAGAACATCACAGTGCAGACCCCCGACTGTATACATGGGAGTCGGCGTGATGCCGCAATTGTACAAACGTGACGTGGCCATAACTGCAGTCTTCTGCTTTAGTG GTGGTGTTGGTCTTACCCTGTTGGTTGTCCTCATTTGCTATCAAGCGTTTCGCAGGAAGAAACTAAAAGaatgcaaaagaaagaaagaagaagaggagggaggcagGACATTGGCCAACCACCATGCCTGTCACCATGAGCTTAGTGTGAACAGGAGAGATGTTTTATTGCAAACCAGTAGTGTTAGGCCATGGGACAGGGAAACTGGGTTGTTGGACACAAGGTACAAAAATCACAGTGGCCAGTTTCGGTCCAGAGTGGATGAGGACAGCAGCCATTTCAGGTGTCCGGACTGTTGCAACAAGGGAGAGATAGGAATGGGGAAGAGCCCCATGAGATGGAACAAAGAGATGGAGATAGAGGAGGAAATAGAGAAAAGAGGAATGAAGATGATATCAGATGAAGAGAGGACAAAAGCTGAGAATCAGCAGGAAATCTTGAGCAGGAACATTCCCAACAAGCTTTTCTCCCCTGCCGATTCGAAATGTTCCTCTCATCAATGGAGAGAAACTTTCAGTGAGAGAGCAGAGACCTTGCCCACCTATGAAACAGGGAGGGACATATACAGCTATAGGATTAATGTAGAAGGGAAGAGCACAGGATGTGAGACTTTGCACTGCGAGAGCTGCCACAGGACCTACAGaccaccacagcagaacataaGACCATGGATGATTGACCCCAACATTCGAGAAGTAGGTGTATTTGATGGCTTTCCTCCTCAACACAAATTGATTGACAAGGGTAGGAACCACAACCAGTTTGATGGGATAAAGAACAAAGAGCCAAAAAGGGGATCAAAAAAGGTAATGTTTGACCTGGAAAGTTTGAGAACCCTAGAGCAAGAAAACAATCAAGGCAAGGACAAGTGGGCAGAAGAGGCGAGGACATCCAGACACAAGGAGAAAGATcaaaacaagagacaaaaaactaaaacccaGTACACTCGGCAACTGAAGGTTAAACTAAACTTGAACCCCTTAGGTAAAAGCAAAGTCCATCctaagagaaaacacaagcagaaCCACTCAGAGAAGAGTAGCTACAAGAAAAACCTGCAGATTGGGCCTGTTCAGTATCAGGGATCTGGATTGGTTCTAGGGAGTAGTGAACTACCCTTTAAGAATCCTTTCTCCCTTTCTGCTGCAGAGAGTATTCATACTACAAGTCTTCCTCTGCTGGCCTCTGCTGGCTCACAACTGACTGGCAGCAGTGTCTCCCTCCAAGGAGGTAATGTTCTGCTTAGTACCATGTCCCCAGCCTTTAATCCATTGCTCTCCAGTGGTCCAGCCTATTCTGCTGCTCCTAATATAGCAATAAGCGGGCCCAACTTGGCTTCAACTGGTTCCCTGGGTAGCTTTGGCAGGCAAACTGGGGTAGGCCTCATGCATACTGCTACATCTCTTCTGGCTAACACTGTACAAGCTAACCCTTTGCAAGCAGGTGCGATACAAAGTGCTCCTCCTCAGAACTCCCAAGCTGGAGCACTTGTCCTGAACTTGGCAACAAACCCATCTCTTAATCCTGAGCCCATCCAGTTCCTCTCTCAGAGCCAAATGCCTGACAGCTCTCCTCTTGTAGGTAGACTGAAGTCTGATCCAGCTCAGGGACCAGACCTTCAGACTACTAATGGGTTACATCAGCTGCCCCCTGAATCTCAAGTACCCCAGAGTACACAGAATCTTCCTGTCCAGGCCCAAGCTCCTCCTGATGGGTTGTCTGGGGTGACCTTCCGGGCACTGGGATCAGGTACTGATATGGAGAATCTGTCAACCAACAGTCAGACAGAGGCTGGGCAGGTACCTGGTGGATcagcatacagtatgttaacagGGGGTGCAGCTTTAGCTGAAGGTCCAGAAGTTGGTGTGTCTGGAGACAACACAGAGGCAGCAAATGTGTCAATATCAAGTGTCAGTGGATCTTCTCCGGGTGATGCTCCTTTGCTCCTGCACCAGGAGTATCTGTCAGAGGAGGGAGACTCTTCACCAAAGAGGAAGCTAAGACTGGCACTTCCTGAGAAGACATCCAGCCGACCACCTACTGCAATGGAGAAGAAGATACGCT